The following are encoded together in the Pectobacterium wasabiae CFBP 3304 genome:
- a CDS encoding Rpn family recombination-promoting nuclease/putative transposase: MPSHDAIFKQFLSDIAVARDFLTIHLPNEIRERCDFSTLQLESASFIDEKLRARISDVLYSLRTTAGKGYIYCVIEHQSRPEKQMAFRLLRYCLAAMQQHLDQGHDRLPLVVPLLFYHGRSKPYPYSLRWLDSFADPVLAQTLYEQPFPLVDLTVMLDDEIRTHRRMALLELVQKHIRTRDMLELAREIGLLFERWSVPLTQRRALLFYIAQAGNTSKPVDFIDALAAPLSTGQEDIMTIAEQLKKMGFDEGVQRGIQQGLAQGMKNSAKQIARNLLLTGMDKNSVQQVTQLETEELEQLVTAVLHETQH, translated from the coding sequence ATGCCATCGCATGATGCGATTTTCAAACAGTTTCTAAGCGACATCGCCGTCGCACGGGATTTTCTGACCATTCATCTGCCGAATGAAATCCGTGAGCGATGTGATTTCAGCACGCTGCAACTGGAGTCGGCGTCGTTTATCGATGAAAAGCTGCGTGCGCGGATATCGGACGTGTTGTACTCACTGCGTACGACCGCAGGCAAAGGGTATATTTACTGTGTGATTGAACACCAAAGTCGCCCAGAAAAGCAGATGGCTTTCCGGCTGCTGCGCTATTGCCTGGCCGCCATGCAGCAACATCTGGATCAGGGACACGATCGCTTACCATTGGTGGTGCCGCTGCTGTTTTACCATGGTAGGTCGAAGCCTTATCCTTATAGTCTGCGGTGGTTGGACAGTTTTGCCGATCCTGTATTGGCACAAACGCTGTATGAACAACCCTTCCCACTGGTGGATTTAACCGTCATGCTGGACGATGAGATTCGCACGCACCGGCGTATGGCGTTACTGGAACTGGTACAGAAGCACATTCGTACCCGTGATATGCTGGAGTTGGCGCGTGAGATTGGGTTACTATTTGAACGCTGGTCGGTGCCGCTGACCCAGCGTCGAGCGCTGTTATTTTATATTGCACAAGCGGGAAACACATCCAAACCCGTAGATTTCATTGACGCACTAGCTGCACCGCTATCAACCGGTCAGGAGGACATTATGACGATTGCAGAACAATTGAAAAAAATGGGATTCGATGAGGGAGTCCAACGCGGTATTCAGCAAGGATTAGCACAAGGCATGAAAAATAGCGCCAAACAGATTGCCCGTAATTTATTGCTAACGGGGATGGATAAGAACAGCGTGCAACAGGTTACTCAGCTTGAGACAGAAGAGTTGGAGCAACTGGTAACTGCTGTCCTGCATGAAACTCAACATTGA
- a CDS encoding nitrate reductase, with amino-acid sequence MNARVCRTTCPYCGVGCGVLAEHDGQGAVKISGDPVHPANFGRLCVKGSALGDTLDLKGRLLWPLVEGRRVSWELALDTVAERLLATMQQHGPQSVAFYGSGQLLTEDYYVANKLMKGFIGIANMDTNSRLCMASAVVGYKRGLGADAVPCNYEDIEQADVVVLVGSNTAWAHPVVYQRLVQAKRQRPQMQVVVIDPRRTATCDIADLHLPLQPGSDAGLFNGLLHWIAQDSRIDLAALAGRFSGVQEALLSAQAWSVAQVADFCQLDEADIACFYHLFSTSEKVVTLYSQGVNQSSSGSDKCNAIINVHLLSGKIGLPGSGPFSITGQPNAMGGREVGGLANQLASHMGFTPQDIDRVGRFWRSDNVATQPGLNAVDLFRAVERGDIKAVWIMGTNPVVSMPDADRVKQALERCPLVIVSEVMRHTDTAETADILLPALGWGEKDGTVTNSERRLSRQRAFLPAPGEAKADWWMLSQVAQRMGFADAFTYQHPAEIFREHAALSGFENNGSRAFDISGLATLSNQQWQQLEPIQWPVNAAFPHGRARLGDDGRFWHVDGKARLVAVTPSLPQSSWSAAYPLVLNTGRIRDQWHTMTRTGKAVRLMRHISEPYCELHPQDAQTHDIQAGDLVRLSSVHGWMLARARLDVGQVRGSVFVPMHWNQQFSAQARADSLVAPITDPYSGQPESKHSRVRIQPWHTAWQATLFFADEPVSSLLTLPTEHDVLPPPATYWSKIPHEGVTQYLFADHTPVNDWQAWLIEHYGLENMQCQIAQGNGVFHLVGWREGHVVLACYVSAQALRIDSDAVRQAFITPPQLAHERHALLAGQAPQGQVKQGATICSCYSVGEAIIVGAIRKGCHSVAALGGTLKCGTNCGSCIPELKALLSQHVPITVNELKKAG; translated from the coding sequence ATGAACGCGCGCGTCTGTCGGACAACCTGCCCGTATTGTGGCGTCGGCTGTGGCGTGCTGGCAGAACACGATGGGCAAGGTGCGGTAAAGATCAGCGGCGATCCCGTACACCCGGCGAACTTTGGTCGCCTGTGCGTCAAAGGTTCCGCGCTGGGAGATACGCTGGATTTAAAAGGCCGATTGCTGTGGCCGCTAGTGGAAGGGCGTCGCGTTAGCTGGGAGCTGGCGCTCGATACGGTAGCCGAACGGCTGCTGGCGACCATGCAGCAGCACGGCCCGCAGTCGGTGGCTTTTTACGGTTCAGGCCAGTTGTTGACGGAGGATTATTACGTCGCTAATAAGCTGATGAAGGGTTTTATTGGCATCGCCAATATGGACACCAACTCACGCCTGTGTATGGCGTCGGCGGTGGTTGGCTACAAGCGCGGATTAGGGGCGGATGCCGTTCCCTGTAATTATGAAGATATTGAACAGGCGGATGTGGTGGTGCTGGTGGGCTCGAATACTGCCTGGGCACATCCGGTGGTGTATCAGCGGTTGGTGCAGGCGAAACGGCAGCGGCCGCAGATGCAGGTGGTGGTGATCGACCCGCGACGCACCGCAACCTGTGATATTGCCGATCTGCATTTGCCGCTGCAACCCGGCAGCGATGCCGGGCTGTTTAACGGCCTGCTGCATTGGATTGCACAGGACTCGCGTATCGATCTCGCCGCATTGGCTGGACGCTTTTCCGGCGTGCAGGAAGCACTACTGTCAGCGCAAGCATGGTCGGTGGCGCAGGTGGCAGATTTCTGTCAATTGGATGAGGCCGATATCGCGTGTTTCTATCACTTATTCAGCACCAGCGAGAAGGTGGTTACGCTCTATTCTCAGGGCGTCAATCAGTCGTCTTCCGGCAGCGATAAATGTAATGCGATTATCAATGTTCATCTGCTGAGCGGCAAAATCGGTTTACCTGGTAGTGGTCCCTTTTCGATAACCGGACAGCCAAATGCTATGGGCGGTCGGGAAGTCGGCGGACTGGCTAATCAGCTTGCCAGCCATATGGGGTTTACGCCGCAGGATATCGATCGCGTGGGACGTTTTTGGCGGAGCGATAACGTAGCGACACAGCCCGGTCTGAATGCGGTGGATCTGTTCCGTGCGGTTGAACGCGGCGACATTAAAGCCGTGTGGATTATGGGCACCAATCCGGTGGTATCGATGCCGGATGCCGACCGCGTGAAACAGGCGCTGGAGCGCTGCCCGCTGGTAATTGTCTCCGAGGTGATGCGTCATACCGATACCGCAGAAACCGCCGATATCTTACTCCCTGCGTTAGGCTGGGGGGAAAAAGACGGTACGGTGACCAATTCCGAACGCCGGTTGTCTCGCCAGCGTGCCTTTCTGCCTGCGCCGGGAGAAGCCAAAGCCGACTGGTGGATGTTGAGTCAGGTGGCACAGCGCATGGGATTTGCCGACGCGTTCACTTATCAGCATCCCGCAGAGATTTTCCGCGAACATGCGGCTCTGTCGGGGTTTGAAAATAACGGCAGCCGTGCGTTTGATATCAGCGGGCTGGCAACGCTCAGCAATCAGCAGTGGCAGCAGTTGGAACCGATACAGTGGCCGGTGAATGCCGCGTTCCCGCACGGGCGTGCGCGACTGGGTGACGATGGACGATTCTGGCATGTGGACGGAAAAGCGCGTCTGGTGGCGGTAACGCCGTCGCTGCCACAAAGCTCGTGGAGCGCAGCGTATCCACTGGTATTGAACACCGGGCGCATTCGCGATCAGTGGCACACCATGACGCGTACTGGTAAAGCCGTCCGTCTGATGCGTCATATCAGCGAACCTTATTGCGAGCTGCACCCACAGGATGCGCAGACGCATGATATTCAGGCGGGCGATCTGGTGCGTCTGTCGTCGGTGCACGGCTGGATGCTGGCGCGGGCGCGTCTCGACGTCGGGCAGGTGCGCGGCAGCGTGTTCGTGCCGATGCACTGGAATCAACAGTTCAGCGCTCAGGCACGAGCCGACAGTTTAGTTGCCCCGATTACCGATCCCTATTCCGGCCAGCCGGAAAGCAAGCACAGTCGGGTACGTATCCAGCCGTGGCATACCGCCTGGCAGGCCACGCTGTTTTTTGCCGATGAACCCGTTTCATCGCTATTAACATTACCCACAGAACATGATGTTTTGCCGCCACCTGCGACCTATTGGAGCAAGATCCCTCATGAGGGCGTGACGCAGTATCTGTTTGCCGACCACACGCCGGTAAACGACTGGCAGGCATGGCTGATTGAGCATTATGGATTGGAAAACATGCAGTGCCAGATCGCGCAGGGTAACGGCGTATTTCATCTGGTTGGCTGGCGAGAGGGGCACGTAGTGCTGGCCTGCTATGTCAGTGCACAGGCGCTGCGCATCGACAGCGATGCGGTGCGTCAGGCGTTTATCACGCCACCGCAGCTAGCGCACGAGCGTCACGCGCTGCTAGCGGGTCAGGCACCGCAGGGACAAGTGAAGCAAGGCGCAACGATTTGCAGTTGCTATAGCGTTGGCGAGGCGATCATTGTTGGCGCGATTCGCAAAGGGTGCCACAGCGTGGCGGCATTAGGCGGCACGCTGAAATGCGGCACTAACTGCGGTTCCTGTATCCCCGAACTGAAGGCGTTATTGAGTCAGCATGTGCCGATAACGGTCAATGAATTGAAAAAAGCAGGTTGA
- a CDS encoding YehS family protein — MMNNDVLRSVRYMLNFNNDHLLKILTLVEMTVPPQQLASYVKKEGEEGYQPCPDIVMSYFLNGLILQKRGQDENQPAPQFERKMTNNIILKKLRVAFSLKTDDIQAILMAQNFRISVPEVTAMMRAPDHKNYRTCGDQVIRYFLKGLTARVKG; from the coding sequence ATGATGAACAACGATGTCCTGCGCAGCGTGCGCTATATGCTGAATTTCAATAATGACCACCTGCTGAAGATTCTGACGCTGGTGGAGATGACCGTTCCTCCCCAGCAGTTGGCGAGCTACGTCAAAAAAGAGGGAGAAGAAGGCTATCAGCCTTGCCCGGACATCGTGATGAGCTATTTCCTGAACGGGTTGATTCTGCAAAAACGCGGTCAAGATGAGAACCAGCCTGCACCACAGTTTGAACGCAAGATGACGAATAACATTATCCTGAAAAAGCTGCGTGTCGCCTTTTCACTAAAAACGGATGATATTCAGGCGATCCTAATGGCACAAAATTTTCGCATTTCAGTGCCGGAAGTCACCGCGATGATGCGCGCCCCTGACCACAAAAATTATCGCACCTGCGGCGATCAGGTGATCCGCTACTTTCTGAAAGGGCTGACCGCGCGAGTCAAAGGCTAA
- the cobA gene encoding uroporphyrinogen-III C-methyltransferase, whose product MMTTQSILAQGQRRQPVLGGEIWLVGAGPGDAELLTLKALRAIQQADVVVYDRLVSAEIMDLVPELALCIDVGKTRGCHRLSQEKINQLLVELAQAGQRVIRLKGGDPFIFGRGGEEMDYAQQAGIVCHVVPGITAATGCAAAVGLPLTHRACAQSVRFVTGHSRDGEPQLDWSTLADSQQTLVFYMGLSHSSRLCQRLIEHGLSAQTPVAIIERGTQPDQRLLTATLATLPALLARYQPQSPSLLVVGDVVRFCRHPALHVEATPALLTMEKHEAA is encoded by the coding sequence ATGATGACAACACAATCAATATTGGCACAAGGTCAGCGGCGTCAGCCCGTACTCGGCGGTGAAATCTGGCTGGTGGGCGCAGGGCCGGGTGATGCAGAACTGCTGACGCTGAAGGCGCTGCGGGCAATCCAGCAGGCGGATGTAGTGGTCTACGATCGGCTGGTATCGGCGGAGATTATGGATCTGGTGCCAGAGTTGGCGCTGTGTATCGACGTGGGTAAAACGCGCGGCTGTCATCGACTGTCACAGGAAAAAATTAATCAACTGTTGGTTGAGCTGGCGCAGGCTGGGCAGCGGGTGATCCGTCTTAAAGGCGGCGACCCGTTTATTTTTGGGCGCGGCGGCGAAGAGATGGATTATGCCCAGCAGGCGGGGATCGTCTGTCATGTGGTGCCGGGCATTACCGCCGCGACAGGTTGTGCGGCGGCCGTGGGACTTCCGCTAACGCACCGTGCTTGTGCACAGTCGGTGCGTTTCGTGACCGGTCATTCGCGCGACGGCGAGCCGCAACTGGACTGGTCGACGTTGGCGGACAGCCAGCAAACGCTGGTGTTTTATATGGGGCTGAGCCACAGCAGTCGACTGTGCCAGCGCTTGATTGAACACGGGCTGTCAGCACAGACGCCTGTTGCGATTATCGAACGCGGTACTCAACCCGATCAGCGATTACTAACCGCGACGCTGGCGACCTTACCGGCATTATTGGCGCGCTATCAGCCACAGTCGCCGAGCCTGCTGGTGGTCGGCGATGTCGTCCGCTTCTGTCGTCACCCGGCGCTGCATGTTGAAGCGACGCCTGCGCTGCTGACGATGGAAAAGCATGAGGCCGCCTGA
- a CDS encoding ABC transporter ATP-binding protein produces MRTTPIIQVQKVSQRFNTASGEFLALDQVSFDIHTGETISLIGHSGCGKSTLLNLIAGLTLPSSGGLLCDNREIDGPGPERGVVFQNHSLLPWLTTYENVALAVRQVFRGQMNKHEMHEWIAHNLELVHMGHALNKRPNEISGGMKQRVGIARALAMKPKVLLMDEPFGALDALTRAHLQDAVMEIQQRLKTTIVLITHDVDEAVLLSDRVLMMTNGPAATVGEIMTVELERPRSRVALADDPRYHHYRQQVLHFLYEKQPKAA; encoded by the coding sequence ATGCGTACAACCCCGATTATCCAAGTGCAAAAGGTGAGCCAGCGTTTCAATACCGCCAGCGGTGAGTTTCTGGCGCTGGATCAGGTGAGCTTTGATATTCACACCGGAGAGACGATCAGCCTGATCGGCCACTCCGGCTGTGGTAAGTCCACGTTATTGAACCTGATTGCTGGCCTGACGTTGCCGAGCAGCGGTGGCCTGCTGTGTGACAACCGTGAAATCGACGGGCCGGGGCCGGAGCGCGGCGTGGTCTTTCAGAATCACTCGCTGCTGCCGTGGCTAACTACCTACGAAAACGTGGCGCTGGCGGTACGTCAGGTATTCCGCGGGCAGATGAACAAGCACGAAATGCACGAATGGATTGCCCACAATCTGGAACTGGTACACATGGGGCATGCATTGAACAAGCGACCGAATGAGATCTCCGGTGGGATGAAGCAGCGTGTGGGGATTGCCCGTGCGCTGGCAATGAAACCGAAAGTACTGCTGATGGATGAACCATTCGGTGCGCTGGATGCGCTGACCCGTGCGCATCTTCAGGATGCGGTGATGGAGATTCAGCAGCGCTTGAAAACCACGATTGTGCTGATTACGCACGACGTCGACGAGGCGGTGCTGTTGTCGGATCGCGTACTGATGATGACCAACGGCCCGGCGGCGACGGTCGGTGAGATCATGACGGTCGAGCTGGAACGCCCGCGTTCACGCGTCGCGCTGGCTGACGATCCACGCTACCACCACTACCGTCAGCAGGTGTTGCATTTCCTCTATGAAAAACAGCCTAAAGCAGCCTGA
- a CDS encoding 1,2-dihydroxy-3-keto-5-methylthiopentene dioxygenase produces the protein MTTLSIYHRPHITQPTQQLTAFNDIAALLASAGIQLEHWQTEAPPLDASSETILTQYHADIERLKQQEGYTSADVISLTPDHAERKALRDKFLQEHTHSEDEVRFFVRGSGAFFVPIGEQVFQLTCEAGDLLRVPANTPHWFDCGEFPDFVAIRIFTNPEGWVGHFTGRETFH, from the coding sequence ATGACAACACTCTCGATTTACCACCGTCCGCACATCACACAGCCTACTCAGCAACTCACCGCGTTTAATGACATTGCCGCACTGCTTGCCAGCGCCGGAATTCAGCTAGAACACTGGCAAACCGAAGCGCCTCCACTCGATGCCAGCAGCGAAACCATTTTGACGCAGTATCATGCCGATATTGAGCGGCTTAAACAGCAAGAAGGCTACACCTCCGCCGATGTGATCAGCCTGACGCCAGACCACGCAGAGAGAAAGGCACTACGGGATAAATTCCTTCAGGAACATACCCATAGCGAAGATGAAGTGCGCTTTTTTGTACGTGGTAGCGGTGCGTTCTTCGTGCCGATTGGCGAGCAGGTTTTCCAACTGACCTGTGAAGCAGGCGATCTCTTACGCGTCCCCGCCAACACACCGCACTGGTTTGACTGTGGTGAATTTCCTGATTTTGTTGCGATCCGTATTTTTACCAATCCAGAAGGCTGGGTTGGGCACTTTACCGGGCGAGAGACGTTTCACTAA
- the nirB gene encoding nitrite reductase large subunit NirB, giving the protein MKPHLIVIGNGMASARFVDVLRQLAATRYRITVIGDEPRVSYNRILLSPVLSGEKAFTDTLLTPAAIDNDAALPVNTLLGERVTRVDRQAREVTTTQRQLHYDHLVLATGSTPFMPPMPGIDLAGVCGFRTLDDVELMLATIAQSVPAVVIGGGLLGIEAAAALRLRGADVTLLHRAPILMERQLDATASDLLCDSLRARGIACETDVQVAALHGDEHGVTAVALADGRTIPAGLVVVTAGVIPASQLARECGLPCNRGVLVDGQLQTADPHISAIGECCELNGETFGLVAPCFAHATLVAQRLAGHAPQDYQREQATTRLKVTGIGVVSGGDINVAPNDEVYTTFDPQTQHYRRLLLRDGRLSGVLLYGDTDDSPRLLAAMDSTTEGEMIPPASLLFGLSSPDSDSQPEAVRIPVMSKPILVVVGHGMVGHYFLEQLVERDLHQHYHIVVFGEERHEAYDRVHLSEYFSGRSAASLSLVKDGFFAESGIELRSSSEIVAIDRERQCVCDAQGRETAYDKLVLATGSYAFVPPIPGNTRPGCLVYRTLDDLDAIAVQAKKATSGVVIGGGLLGLEAANALRQLGLDTHVVEFAPRLMAVQLDDGGAAMLRRKIEALGVQIHVSKETREITDGEQALHRLCFADGSVLETDLVLFSAGIRPRDKLADSCDLEKGPRGGIVIDDRCQTSDDAIFAIGECALWKGQIFGLVAPGYQMARSVADTLAQRDTPFTGADMSTKLKLLGVEVASIGDAHGRTAGSQSYQWTDGPNEVYKKIVVSADGKHLLGAVLIGDSSDYSTLLQMMLNDMPLPAQPEGLILPARSGDAPKGLGVAALPATAQICSCHNVSKGDISAAVAGGCGELGALKTCTKAGTGCGGCVPLLKQVMEYELTQLGVEVKKDICEHFAYSRQELYHLIRVHEIRSFDILLERYGHGLGCEVCKPLVGSMLASCWNDYLLQPQHLPLQDTNDRFFANIQKDGTYSVVPRVPAGEITPAGLIAIGQVAQRYNLYTKITGGQRVDLFGARLEQLPAIWRELIDAGFETGHAYGKSLRTVKSCVGSTWCRYGVQDSTGLAIQLEQRYKGLRSPHKVKMAVSGCTRECAEAQSKDIGVIATDKGWNLYVCGNGGMKPRHADLFASDLDTETLLRTIDRVLMFYIRTGDRLQRTSTWMDNLEGGIDYLRQVILEDSLNIGEELDKEMQRVVEAYQCEWQTTLESPERLALFRGFLNSDSPDEAVVMVPERGQIRPAQEHEKAISPEPVALKPAAHEAEWVQVATLGDIPRHAGMAARLGQQQIALFHLPGSEQQVYALENHEPGSGANVLSRGLIGDVAGEPVVISPLYKKRFKLRDGVSTDDSALYVRAWPVRVEDDEIWVCRQPLAVPESVGLVDNAMAKAS; this is encoded by the coding sequence ATGAAACCGCATCTTATAGTGATTGGTAACGGGATGGCGAGCGCACGATTCGTCGATGTGCTGCGGCAACTGGCCGCGACGCGCTACCGAATCACCGTAATTGGTGATGAGCCACGCGTCAGCTATAACCGCATCCTACTGTCGCCGGTATTGAGCGGTGAAAAAGCGTTTACGGATACGCTGCTGACGCCTGCGGCTATCGACAACGATGCGGCGCTGCCGGTGAACACTCTGCTGGGTGAGCGGGTCACCCGTGTCGACCGCCAAGCGCGTGAGGTGACAACGACGCAACGGCAGTTGCATTACGATCATTTGGTGCTGGCGACAGGATCTACGCCGTTTATGCCGCCGATGCCCGGTATCGATCTGGCGGGGGTATGTGGTTTCCGCACGCTGGATGATGTTGAGCTGATGTTAGCGACAATTGCTCAGTCCGTTCCTGCGGTAGTGATTGGCGGTGGTCTGCTCGGTATTGAAGCGGCAGCGGCGCTGAGACTGCGTGGTGCTGACGTTACGTTGTTGCATCGCGCTCCCATTTTAATGGAACGTCAACTGGATGCCACGGCGAGCGACTTGCTGTGCGACAGTCTGCGTGCGCGCGGTATTGCCTGCGAGACGGATGTGCAGGTTGCGGCGCTGCATGGTGATGAGCACGGCGTAACGGCGGTCGCGCTGGCAGATGGTCGCACGATCCCCGCCGGACTGGTGGTGGTGACCGCTGGCGTGATTCCCGCCAGCCAACTGGCTCGCGAGTGTGGCTTGCCCTGCAATCGCGGTGTACTGGTGGACGGACAACTGCAAACCGCCGATCCGCATATCAGCGCGATTGGTGAATGCTGCGAACTTAATGGCGAAACCTTTGGGCTGGTGGCTCCGTGTTTCGCCCATGCCACGCTGGTGGCGCAGCGCCTTGCTGGACATGCACCGCAAGACTATCAGCGTGAGCAGGCGACGACGCGACTGAAAGTCACGGGAATTGGCGTGGTCAGCGGCGGCGATATTAACGTGGCACCGAATGATGAGGTGTACACCACGTTTGATCCGCAGACGCAGCACTATCGCCGTCTGCTCCTGCGCGACGGTCGGCTGAGCGGCGTCCTACTGTATGGCGACACTGACGACAGCCCGCGCCTGCTAGCTGCAATGGATAGCACCACTGAAGGCGAGATGATACCGCCTGCCTCACTGCTTTTCGGTCTTTCTTCCCCTGATTCTGACTCACAGCCTGAAGCTGTAAGGATTCCTGTCATGAGCAAACCTATTTTGGTGGTCGTCGGCCACGGTATGGTCGGCCACTATTTTCTTGAACAATTGGTTGAGCGTGACCTGCACCAGCATTACCACATCGTGGTATTTGGCGAAGAACGCCATGAAGCCTACGATCGTGTCCATCTTTCTGAATATTTTTCCGGGCGTAGCGCCGCGTCGCTGTCGCTGGTAAAAGACGGCTTTTTTGCCGAGAGCGGCATTGAATTGCGCAGCAGCAGCGAGATTGTGGCGATCGATCGTGAACGTCAGTGCGTATGTGATGCGCAGGGCCGAGAAACCGCCTACGACAAACTGGTGTTGGCGACGGGATCTTACGCGTTTGTTCCGCCAATCCCCGGCAATACGCGCCCTGGTTGTTTGGTTTATCGCACGCTGGACGATCTGGATGCGATTGCGGTGCAGGCGAAAAAGGCCACATCCGGTGTGGTGATTGGTGGCGGTTTACTGGGGCTGGAAGCCGCCAACGCCCTGCGTCAATTGGGGCTAGATACTCATGTGGTGGAATTTGCACCGCGCCTGATGGCGGTGCAGTTGGATGACGGCGGTGCCGCCATGCTGCGTCGCAAGATCGAGGCGCTGGGCGTACAGATTCATGTCAGCAAAGAAACACGTGAAATTACTGACGGCGAGCAGGCATTGCATCGTCTCTGCTTTGCTGACGGCAGCGTGTTGGAAACCGATCTGGTGCTATTTTCCGCAGGCATTCGTCCGCGCGACAAACTGGCGGATAGCTGTGATTTAGAGAAAGGGCCGCGCGGCGGTATCGTGATCGATGACCGTTGCCAGACCTCAGACGATGCGATTTTCGCTATTGGTGAATGTGCGCTGTGGAAAGGCCAGATTTTCGGGCTGGTGGCACCGGGCTACCAGATGGCACGCAGCGTGGCGGATACGTTAGCGCAGCGTGATACGCCGTTTACCGGCGCAGATATGAGTACCAAATTGAAGCTGCTGGGTGTGGAAGTGGCTTCGATTGGCGATGCGCACGGGCGCACCGCGGGGAGCCAAAGCTACCAGTGGACGGATGGCCCGAACGAAGTCTACAAGAAAATCGTCGTTTCTGCCGACGGTAAGCATTTACTGGGGGCGGTACTGATTGGCGACAGCAGTGATTACAGTACGCTGTTGCAAATGATGCTTAACGATATGCCGTTGCCTGCACAGCCGGAAGGGCTGATTTTACCTGCGCGTTCTGGCGATGCACCGAAAGGGCTGGGCGTGGCGGCCTTACCGGCCACTGCACAGATCTGTTCCTGTCATAACGTCAGCAAAGGCGATATCTCCGCTGCGGTAGCGGGCGGCTGCGGCGAACTGGGCGCGTTGAAAACCTGCACCAAAGCGGGAACGGGCTGCGGTGGCTGTGTGCCACTGCTTAAGCAGGTGATGGAGTACGAACTGACGCAACTGGGCGTCGAAGTGAAAAAGGATATTTGCGAGCACTTCGCCTACTCACGTCAGGAACTATATCACCTGATCCGCGTGCATGAGATCCGCTCGTTCGACATCCTTCTTGAGCGTTACGGCCACGGTTTAGGTTGTGAAGTGTGTAAGCCGCTGGTGGGTTCTATGCTGGCGTCCTGCTGGAATGACTATCTGCTGCAACCGCAGCATCTGCCGTTGCAGGATACCAACGACCGTTTCTTTGCCAACATCCAGAAAGATGGCACCTATTCCGTCGTGCCGCGTGTTCCGGCGGGGGAGATCACCCCGGCAGGACTGATCGCTATCGGTCAGGTGGCGCAGCGCTATAACCTGTACACCAAGATCACTGGCGGGCAGCGGGTGGATTTATTTGGTGCACGATTGGAACAGCTTCCGGCGATCTGGCGTGAACTGATCGACGCTGGATTTGAAACCGGTCATGCCTACGGTAAATCGCTGCGTACCGTGAAATCCTGCGTGGGATCGACCTGGTGCCGCTACGGCGTGCAGGATTCCACCGGGCTGGCAATCCAACTGGAGCAGCGCTACAAAGGGCTACGCTCACCGCATAAAGTCAAAATGGCGGTTTCCGGCTGTACCCGCGAATGTGCGGAGGCACAAAGCAAAGATATCGGTGTGATTGCCACAGACAAAGGCTGGAATCTCTACGTGTGTGGCAACGGCGGCATGAAACCGCGTCATGCGGATCTGTTTGCCAGCGATCTGGATACCGAAACCCTGTTGCGCACCATTGATCGGGTCTTGATGTTTTATATCCGCACTGGCGATCGTCTCCAGCGAACCAGCACCTGGATGGACAATCTGGAAGGCGGTATCGACTATCTGCGTCAGGTGATTCTGGAAGACAGTCTGAATATCGGCGAAGAGTTAGATAAAGAGATGCAGCGCGTGGTGGAGGCCTACCAGTGCGAATGGCAAACCACGCTCGAAAGCCCGGAACGTCTGGCGTTGTTCCGTGGCTTCCTGAACAGCGATAGTCCGGATGAAGCGGTGGTGATGGTGCCGGAGCGCGGGCAGATCCGTCCAGCGCAGGAGCATGAAAAAGCGATATCGCCAGAACCGGTAGCTCTGAAACCCGCCGCGCATGAAGCCGAATGGGTACAGGTCGCGACGCTGGGTGACATTCCGCGTCATGCCGGCATGGCGGCCCGCCTCGGGCAGCAGCAGATCGCGCTGTTCCACCTGCCGGGCAGCGAGCAGCAGGTGTACGCGTTAGAAAACCACGAACCGGGCAGCGGGGCGAATGTGCTGTCGCGTGGGTTGATCGGTGATGTCGCGGGTGAGCCGGTGGTGATTTCTCCGCTGTACAAAAAACGCTTCAAGCTACGAGATGGCGTCAGCACGGATGACAGTGCGTTGTATGTTCGCGCCTGGCCGGTGCGCGTGGAAGACGACGAAATTTGGGTATGCCGTCAACCGCTGGCTGTGCCGGAAAGCGTCGGTCTGGTAGACAATGCTATGGCGAAAGCATCATGA